The genomic region GCGCGCGGGCGACTGGCGGAGTTCATCGCGCACGGGCTGAGGCGCTACGACCTCGAGCGTGACATGCCAGCGGCCGCCGCGGTCTCCCGACTCTCGGCCGATCTCAAGTTCGGAACGCTCTCGCCACGCACCGCGGCCGCCGCAGCGCTCGACGCCGCGGGCCGTGGTGGCGACGTGCCGGTGAGTGCCGCCGAGAAGTTCGTCTCCGAGCTGCGATGGCGCGACTTCTACTCGCACGTGCTGTTCCACTTTCCGCATGTCGAGTCGCGCGCGTTTCGCGTCGCCGCGGACTCGATCCGGTGGGAAGGCGGTCCGGCGCACCTCGAGGCGTGGAGGCTCGGGCGCACCGGCTATCCGATCGTGGATGCGGGCATGCGGGAGCTGGCGGCGACCGGTTTCATGCACAACCGGGTGCGCATGATCGTCGCGTCGTTTCTCACCAAGGACCTCCTGCTCGACTGGCGCCTCGGAGAGCGCTGGTTCATGACCCAGCTCGTGGACGGTGACCTGGCCAGCAACAACGGCGGCTGGCAGTGGGCGGCCTCGACCGGGACCGACGCTCAGCCCTGGTTTCGGATCTTCAATCCGGTACTTCAAGGGCAGCGTTTCGACCCCGAGGGCGACTACGTCAGGCGCTGGGTCCCCGAGCTGGCGGAGCTTCGGGCGTCGGACGTTCATCAGCCGTGGCTGTCGAAGGCGACAGGCTGGCTGTTCGGGTCGAATGACTACCCGGCGCCGATCGTCGATCACCCAACTCAGCGGGAGCGGGCGCTCGCCATGTACCGCGCAACCGGCGAGTCGCTTACGGGTCCTGCAGGCGGGCCCGAGCCCCTGCGATAGATTTACGAGATATCGCGACTCGCGATATCTCGTGAGCCATGGCCGATCTCGAAGATGCCGCTTGCGTAATTCGGCCGACTCACGATATATCGTGATCCTATGTCAGCCACGGATGGCTCAACTGCGGCAGCCGGTCGTTCGGCGCTCGATCCGATCCTGCGCCCGCTCGCCGAGGCGGCGCTCGGCGCCTGCGACGGAGCGCTCTGCCGGGTGTGGCTCATGGGGCCGGGCGATCAGTGCGCTCAATGCGCCCAGGCCCCTCACTGCCCCCACCGCGAGACCTGCCTGCACCTGGTCGCGAGTGCCGGGCTGACCTCGCGCATCGACGGACCGTTTCGCCGCTTTCCGCTCGGGCACGGCGAAGTCGGGCGCGTTCCGATCGAACGCCGGCCCTTGATCGCAAACAGCGGGCTGGCCGCCGCCGGCCTCGCCGAGGCGACCTGGCTCGCCACCCATCGCATCGTGGCGTTCGCCGCACTTCCGATCGAGTACGGGGGCCAGGCGATCGGGGTGCTCGCGGTGTTCAGCCGCGCCCCGATCGCGGAACGCGAACGGGCGGCGCTCGATGCGATCGCACGCCTCGGCGGAACCGCACTCGGACACCTGCGCGCCTATCGCGAGCTCGCGACCGAGCGCAATCAGCTGGTGGTGCGCCACGCTCGCGCGACTCGCGGCGTGGTCGCCAATTCCGCGACGCCCGCGCCCGAGTCGAGCGTCGCGGCGCCGCGCGCCACCGCCACCGCCACCGCCACCGCCACCGCCACTGCGGATACCACCTGGCTGCGACCGCTCGCCGAGTCGGAGCGCGAGAGTATCGAGCGAGTCCTCGCCCACACCCGCGGCAAGGTCAGTGGTCCGAGCGGTGCGGCTCGCGTGCTCGGGCTCAAGCCCACGACCCTGTTTTCCCGCATGAAGAAGCTCGGCATCGAGCGGCGTGCCGCGCCACGCACAGCGGCAGCGCCGGCTCCCGTTGCTCCGGGGCGCGACTGATGCGGCCGCTGCATGCGTGGACGAACCACGAGTTCCAGATCCCGCTACCGGCAGGCCACCGCTTCCCGAGCGCCAAGTACGC from Candidatus Eisenbacteria bacterium harbors:
- a CDS encoding deoxyribodipyrimidine photo-lyase, yielding ARGRLAEFIAHGLRRYDLERDMPAAAAVSRLSADLKFGTLSPRTAAAAALDAAGRGGDVPVSAAEKFVSELRWRDFYSHVLFHFPHVESRAFRVAADSIRWEGGPAHLEAWRLGRTGYPIVDAGMRELAATGFMHNRVRMIVASFLTKDLLLDWRLGERWFMTQLVDGDLASNNGGWQWAASTGTDAQPWFRIFNPVLQGQRFDPEGDYVRRWVPELAELRASDVHQPWLSKATGWLFGSNDYPAPIVDHPTQRERALAMYRATGESLTGPAGGPEPLR
- a CDS encoding GAF domain-containing protein, which codes for MSATDGSTAAAGRSALDPILRPLAEAALGACDGALCRVWLMGPGDQCAQCAQAPHCPHRETCLHLVASAGLTSRIDGPFRRFPLGHGEVGRVPIERRPLIANSGLAAAGLAEATWLATHRIVAFAALPIEYGGQAIGVLAVFSRAPIAERERAALDAIARLGGTALGHLRAYRELATERNQLVVRHARATRGVVANSATPAPESSVAAPRATATATATATATADTTWLRPLAESERESIERVLAHTRGKVSGPSGAARVLGLKPTTLFSRMKKLGIERRAAPRTAAAPAPVAPGRD